Proteins encoded within one genomic window of Pseudomonas cannabina:
- a CDS encoding sigma-54-dependent transcriptional regulator encodes MRIKVHCQNRIGILRDILDLLVAYGVNVACGEVGGEHGDAIYLHCPNLINLQFQALRPKFEAITGVFGVKRVGLMPSERRHMELNALLGALEFPVLSIDMAGAIVAANRAAAQLLGVRVDEVPGIPLSRYAEDFDLPELVRASKSRINGLRVKVRGDVFLADIAPLQSEHDDSEAMAGAVLTLHRADRVGERIYHVRKQELRGFDSIFQSSKVMASVVREARRMAPLDAPLLIEGETGTGKELLARACHLASPRGQSPLMALNCAGLSESMAEIELFGYDPGAFEGARLEGRLGLLELTAGGTLFLDGVGELSARMQAKLLRFIQDGSFRRVGSDEDMFLDVRVVCSTQVDLSELCARGEFRQDLYHRLNVLSLHIPPLRDCLDGLEPLVEHFLDHASRQIGCPLPGIVPAAIKRLSQYHWPGNVRQLENVLFQAVSLCEGGKVQAEHIRLPDYGVRPGLADVSLDGDLDAIVGRFERSVLKQLYAQHPSSRQLAKRLGVSHTTIANKLRAYQISQEAK; translated from the coding sequence ATGCGCATCAAGGTGCATTGTCAAAACCGGATCGGCATCCTTCGCGACATCCTCGATCTGCTGGTCGCCTATGGCGTCAATGTGGCGTGCGGCGAGGTGGGCGGCGAACATGGCGATGCGATCTATCTGCACTGCCCGAATCTGATCAACCTGCAATTCCAGGCCTTACGACCGAAGTTCGAAGCGATCACCGGCGTGTTCGGGGTCAAGCGCGTCGGGCTGATGCCCAGCGAGCGGCGGCATATGGAGCTGAATGCCTTGCTCGGTGCGCTGGAATTTCCGGTGCTGTCCATCGACATGGCCGGCGCCATCGTGGCTGCCAATCGCGCCGCTGCGCAGTTGTTGGGCGTGCGGGTCGATGAAGTGCCGGGGATTCCGCTGTCGCGCTACGCCGAGGACTTCGACCTGCCCGAGCTGGTGCGCGCCAGCAAGTCGCGCATCAATGGCCTGCGGGTCAAGGTGCGTGGTGATGTGTTTCTGGCCGACATCGCGCCGTTGCAATCGGAGCACGATGACAGCGAGGCCATGGCTGGTGCTGTTTTGACCCTGCATCGCGCTGATCGGGTCGGCGAGCGCATCTATCATGTGCGCAAGCAAGAGCTGCGCGGCTTCGACAGCATCTTTCAGAGTTCGAAAGTCATGGCTTCCGTGGTTCGCGAAGCGCGGCGTATGGCACCGCTGGACGCTCCGTTGCTGATCGAAGGTGAAACCGGCACCGGCAAGGAGCTGCTGGCTCGCGCCTGTCACCTCGCCAGCCCGCGCGGTCAGTCACCGCTGATGGCGCTCAACTGCGCCGGGCTGTCGGAGTCGATGGCCGAGATCGAGCTGTTCGGCTATGACCCGGGGGCTTTCGAGGGCGCGCGGCTGGAAGGCCGGCTCGGGCTGCTGGAGCTGACTGCAGGCGGGACGCTGTTTCTGGACGGCGTGGGCGAATTGAGTGCGCGCATGCAAGCCAAGCTGCTGCGTTTCATTCAGGACGGCAGCTTTCGTCGCGTGGGCAGCGACGAAGACATGTTTCTCGATGTGCGGGTGGTGTGTTCGACCCAGGTCGATCTGTCGGAGCTGTGCGCCCGAGGCGAGTTCAGGCAGGATCTTTACCATCGGCTCAACGTGTTGTCGTTGCACATACCGCCGTTGCGCGACTGCCTGGACGGCCTGGAACCGTTGGTGGAGCATTTTCTCGATCACGCCAGCCGCCAGATCGGTTGCCCGCTGCCGGGCATAGTACCTGCGGCCATCAAACGCCTGAGCCAATACCACTGGCCCGGCAACGTCCGGCAACTGGAAAACGTATTGTTTCAGGCCGTGTCACTGTGCGAGGGCGGCAAGGTGCAGGCCGAGCACATTCGGCTGCCGGATTACGGCGTGCGCCCGGGGCTGGCCGATGTTTCTCTGGACGGGGATCTCGACGCGATTGTCGGGCGTTTTGAAAGGTCGGTGCTGAAGCAGTTATATGCACAGCACCCCAGCAGTCGCCAATTGGCAAAACGCCTGGGCGTGTCTCATACAACGATTGCCAATAAGTTGCGCGCCTATCAAATAAGCCAGGAAGCCAAATAA
- the phhA gene encoding phenylalanine 4-monooxygenase — protein MAQTHYVAREPDASGFIDYPAAEHAVWNTLITRQMKIIEGRACQEYLDGIEQLGLPLDRIPQLGEINAVLGAATGWQVERVPALIPFQTFFELLASKRFPVATFIRSEEELDYLQEPDIFHEIFGHCPLLTNPWFAEFTHTYGKLGLSATKEQRVYLARLYWMTIEFGLVDTPQGRRIYGGGILSSPKEAVYSVSSAPEHQPFDPLEAMRTPYRIDILQPVYFVLPNLKRLFDLAQEDIMALVEQGMQSGLHAPKFPPKTNSHAA, from the coding sequence ATGGCCCAGACGCACTACGTGGCACGCGAGCCGGACGCCTCGGGTTTCATTGATTACCCTGCGGCAGAGCACGCGGTCTGGAACACCCTGATTACCCGGCAGATGAAGATCATCGAAGGCCGCGCCTGCCAGGAATACCTGGACGGCATCGAGCAACTGGGCTTGCCTCTTGATCGCATCCCGCAGCTGGGCGAAATCAATGCAGTGCTGGGCGCAGCCACGGGCTGGCAGGTAGAGCGAGTGCCCGCGCTGATTCCGTTTCAGACATTCTTCGAACTGCTGGCCAGCAAGCGCTTTCCAGTGGCGACGTTCATTCGCAGCGAAGAAGAGCTGGATTACTTGCAGGAGCCGGACATCTTTCACGAAATCTTCGGCCACTGCCCGCTGCTGACCAACCCATGGTTTGCCGAATTCACCCACACTTACGGCAAACTCGGATTGAGCGCGACTAAAGAGCAACGGGTCTATCTGGCGCGGCTGTACTGGATGACCATCGAGTTCGGCCTGGTCGATACTCCCCAAGGGCGGCGAATCTACGGCGGTGGCATTCTTTCTTCACCGAAAGAGGCAGTCTACAGTGTGTCTTCAGCGCCGGAGCATCAGCCCTTCGATCCGCTGGAAGCCATGCGCACGCCCTATCGGATCGATATTCTGCAGCCCGTGTATTTTGTCCTGCCAAACCTGAAGCGCCTGTTCGATCTGGCCCAGGAAGACATTATGGCGCTGGTCGAACAAGGGATGCAGTCGGGTTTGCACGCGCCCAAATTTCCACCGAAAACCAATAGCCACGCGGCCTGA
- a CDS encoding 4a-hydroxytetrahydrobiopterin dehydratase → MSTLNQAHCEACRADAPQVSETELPALLKQIPDWNIEVRDSVMQLEKVFLFKNFKCALAFTNAVGAIAEAEGHHPGLLTEWGKVTVTWWSHSIKGLHRNDFIMAARTDEVAKDAEGRK, encoded by the coding sequence ATGAGCACCTTGAATCAAGCCCACTGCGAAGCCTGTCGCGCCGATGCCCCGCAGGTCAGCGAAACCGAACTGCCGGCGTTGCTCAAGCAGATCCCGGACTGGAACATCGAAGTTCGCGACAGCGTGATGCAACTGGAAAAAGTATTTCTGTTCAAGAATTTCAAGTGTGCACTGGCGTTCACCAATGCCGTCGGAGCAATCGCTGAAGCAGAAGGCCATCACCCAGGCCTGCTCACCGAATGGGGCAAAGTGACCGTGACCTGGTGGAGCCATTCGATCAAAGGGCTGCATCGCAACGACTTCATCATGGCCGCGCGCACCGATGAAGTGGCCAAGGACGCAGAAGGCCGAAAATAA
- a CDS encoding MFS transporter, translating into MPETQHTAPQTPMAVTRTVVSIVMFTFIGYLNIGIPLAVLPGYVHSDLGFGAVIAGLVISVQYLATLISRPWASRIIDNLGSKKAVQIGLTGCGVSGVFMLVPIWLESWPMASLVILLIGRVILGSAESLVGSGSIGWGIGRVGAQNTAKVISWNGIASYGALAIGAPLGVWMVDSLGLWTVGVSIMLLCALGLYLTWHKQAAPIVQGERLPFMHVLGRVFPHGMGLALGGIGFGTIATFITLYYASNHWPNAALCLTLFGGSFIAARLLFGNLINRLGGFRVAIVCLSVETLGLLLLWMAPTPGLALAGAALTGFGFSLVFPALGVEAVNLVPASSRGAAVGAYSLFIDLSLGITGPLAGAIAAGFGFVSIFLFAALASLTGLGLSVYLYKQAQALRQ; encoded by the coding sequence ATGCCCGAGACACAGCACACCGCGCCGCAAACCCCGATGGCCGTTACCCGAACCGTCGTTTCCATCGTGATGTTTACCTTCATCGGCTATCTGAACATCGGTATTCCGCTCGCCGTTCTGCCCGGCTATGTGCACAGCGATCTGGGCTTCGGCGCGGTGATCGCCGGGCTGGTGATCAGCGTGCAATACCTGGCGACGCTGATCAGCCGGCCATGGGCGAGCCGCATCATCGACAACCTGGGCAGCAAGAAAGCCGTGCAGATCGGCCTGACCGGATGCGGGGTGAGCGGCGTGTTCATGCTGGTGCCGATCTGGCTGGAAAGCTGGCCAATGGCGAGCCTGGTGATTCTGCTGATCGGTCGGGTGATTCTCGGCAGCGCGGAAAGTCTGGTCGGTTCGGGCTCGATTGGCTGGGGCATCGGTCGGGTCGGCGCGCAGAACACCGCCAAAGTGATTTCCTGGAACGGTATTGCCAGCTACGGCGCACTGGCCATCGGCGCGCCATTGGGCGTGTGGATGGTTGACTCGCTCGGCCTTTGGACCGTCGGCGTGAGCATTATGCTGCTGTGCGCACTGGGGCTTTATCTGACTTGGCACAAGCAAGCCGCGCCCATCGTGCAAGGCGAACGGCTGCCGTTCATGCACGTGCTGGGGCGGGTGTTTCCGCATGGCATGGGCCTGGCGCTGGGCGGTATCGGGTTCGGTACAATCGCGACGTTCATCACCCTGTATTACGCCAGCAATCACTGGCCGAATGCGGCGCTGTGCCTGACCCTGTTCGGTGGCAGTTTTATTGCCGCACGCTTGCTGTTCGGCAACCTGATCAACCGCCTGGGCGGTTTTCGGGTAGCGATTGTCTGCTTGTCGGTGGAAACGCTGGGGCTGCTACTGCTGTGGATGGCACCGACGCCCGGCCTGGCGCTGGCCGGCGCAGCACTGACCGGCTTTGGGTTCTCGCTGGTGTTCCCGGCGCTGGGCGTGGAAGCGGTGAACCTGGTCCCGGCCTCCAGTCGCGGCGCGGCAGTAGGCGCGTACTCGCTGTTCATCGACCTGTCACTGGGCATCACCGGCCCGCTGGCCGGCGCAATTGCCGCCGGCTTCGGCTTTGTGTCGATCTTCCTGTTCGCGGCGCTCGCATCACTCACCGGGCTGGGGTTGAGCGTTTATCTGTACAAGCAGGCGCAGGCGTTGCGCCAGTGA
- the arfB gene encoding alternative ribosome rescue aminoacyl-tRNA hydrolase ArfB — protein MLVISNNVHLPDAEIELTAIRAQGAGGQNVNKVSSAVHLRFDINASSLPPFYKERLLALSDSRITSDGVIVLKAQQYRTQEQNRADALLRLSELIVNAAKVEKKRRPTRPTLGSKTRRLESKSKRGSIKAGRGKVDF, from the coding sequence ATGCTGGTGATTTCCAACAATGTCCATTTGCCGGACGCCGAGATCGAATTGACTGCCATCCGTGCTCAGGGTGCGGGTGGACAGAACGTCAACAAGGTTTCCAGTGCCGTGCACCTGCGCTTCGACATCAACGCTTCGTCGCTGCCGCCGTTCTACAAAGAACGGCTACTGGCGTTGAGCGACAGCCGGATTACCAGCGATGGCGTGATTGTGCTCAAGGCCCAGCAATACCGGACTCAAGAGCAGAATCGCGCCGATGCGTTGCTGCGCCTGAGCGAACTGATCGTCAACGCTGCCAAAGTCGAAAAGAAACGCCGCCCGACCCGCCCGACCCTGGGCTCCAAGACCCGTCGGCTGGAATCCAAGAGCAAACGCGGCTCGATCAAGGCCGGGCGCGGGAAAGTGGATTTCTGA
- a CDS encoding amino acid permease encodes MTETTAPSGELKRGLKNRHIQLIALGGAIGTGLFLGSAGVLKSAGPSMILGYAICGFIAFMIMRQLGEMIVEEPVAGSFSHFAHNYWGGFAGFLSGWNCWLLYILVGMSELTAVGKYIHYWLPDIPSWVSAAAFFILINAINLTNVKVFGETEFWFAIIKVVAIIGMIALGSYMLVSGSGGPQASVSNLWEHGGFFPNGVSGLVMALAIIMFSFGGLEMLGFTAAEAEQPKTVIPKAINQVIYRILIFYIGALVVLLSLTPWDSLLASLNASGDSYSGSPFVQVFSMLGSDTAAHILNFVVLTAALSVYNSGTYCNSRMLVGMAEQGDAPKTLAQVDKRGVPVKAIFASAAVTLVAVLLNYFVPHQALELLMSLVVATLVINWAMISYSHLKFRQHLNRTGQVPLFKALWYPYGNYVCLAFVVFILGIMLMIPGIQISVYAIPVWLAVMWICYRAKNRRSVVLPAGSGR; translated from the coding sequence ATGACTGAAACAACCGCACCATCGGGCGAATTGAAACGCGGCCTGAAGAATCGACACATCCAGTTGATCGCCTTGGGTGGTGCCATCGGTACTGGCCTGTTTCTCGGCTCGGCGGGCGTATTGAAATCTGCCGGGCCGTCGATGATTCTCGGCTACGCCATCTGCGGCTTCATCGCCTTCATGATCATGCGCCAGCTTGGCGAGATGATCGTCGAAGAGCCAGTGGCCGGATCGTTCAGCCATTTCGCTCATAACTACTGGGGCGGTTTCGCCGGCTTTCTGTCGGGCTGGAACTGCTGGCTGTTGTACATTCTGGTGGGCATGTCGGAGCTGACCGCGGTCGGCAAATACATCCATTACTGGTTGCCTGACATCCCGAGCTGGGTGTCGGCAGCAGCCTTTTTCATCCTGATCAATGCCATCAATCTGACCAACGTCAAGGTGTTCGGCGAGACCGAGTTCTGGTTCGCGATTATCAAGGTGGTGGCGATCATCGGCATGATCGCGCTGGGCAGTTACATGCTGGTCAGCGGCAGCGGTGGCCCGCAGGCGTCGGTCAGCAACCTCTGGGAGCATGGCGGATTCTTCCCCAATGGTGTCAGCGGATTGGTGATGGCGCTGGCTATCATCATGTTCTCGTTCGGTGGTCTGGAGATGCTCGGCTTTACCGCTGCCGAGGCCGAACAGCCGAAGACCGTGATTCCCAAGGCGATCAATCAGGTCATCTACCGCATCCTGATTTTTTACATCGGTGCGCTGGTGGTGCTGTTGTCGCTGACACCGTGGGACAGCCTGCTGGCCAGCCTCAACGCTTCGGGTGATTCCTATAGTGGCAGCCCGTTCGTGCAGGTGTTCTCGATGCTCGGCAGCGATACGGCGGCGCACATTCTCAACTTCGTAGTGCTGACGGCCGCGCTGTCGGTCTATAACAGCGGCACCTATTGCAACAGCCGCATGCTGGTGGGCATGGCCGAGCAGGGCGATGCGCCCAAGACGCTGGCGCAGGTCGACAAGCGCGGCGTGCCGGTCAAGGCGATATTCGCGTCTGCCGCCGTGACGCTGGTGGCCGTGCTGCTCAACTATTTCGTGCCGCATCAGGCGCTGGAGCTGTTGATGTCGCTGGTGGTCGCCACACTAGTGATCAACTGGGCAATGATCAGCTACTCGCACCTGAAATTCCGTCAGCACCTGAACCGCACCGGGCAAGTGCCGCTGTTCAAAGCATTGTGGTATCCGTATGGCAACTACGTGTGTCTGGCGTTCGTGGTGTTCATCCTCGGTATCATGCTGATGATCCCCGGCATTCAGATCTCGGTTTATGCGATACCGGTATGGCTGGCGGTGATGTGGATCTGTTATCGGGCCAAAAACAGGCGTAGCGTTGTTCTGCCTGCCGGTTCCGGCAGGTGA
- the rluB gene encoding 23S rRNA pseudouridine(2605) synthase RluB codes for MSEKDKQDSQEIGPAGEKLQKVLARIGVGSRRDVEAWITQGRIKVNGKDATLGQRVDLHDAISVDGRVIKREEAAETVRRVIMYNKPDGEICTRDDPEGRPTVFDRLPRPKEGRWINIGRLDINTTGLLMFTTDGELANRLMHPSFEMDREYAVRVRGEVDDDMLLRLKNGVILEDGPARFTDIKQAPGGEGFNHWYHCVVMEGRNREVRRLWESQGLVVSRLKRVRYGPVFLNSDLPMGRWREMSQYEVDILSAEVGLQPVAQPQMNAKTKDKMERLQRQSSRPLGKGERVVRTLRPAAGAPTGERAPRQPQITGSERDRPRGGDSTQRPLPRKDSGKPGSRAPRPADNSRGTPVAERPSDMNKRPAKPGPKRVGIKLVNDDAPSGKRRGPPAGSGQRPGFGRRKPE; via the coding sequence ATGAGTGAAAAAGACAAGCAGGACAGCCAGGAAATCGGACCCGCAGGCGAAAAGCTGCAGAAGGTTCTGGCGCGTATTGGCGTGGGTTCACGCCGTGACGTAGAAGCCTGGATTACCCAAGGCCGTATCAAGGTCAACGGCAAGGACGCGACCCTCGGTCAACGCGTCGACCTGCATGACGCCATCAGTGTCGATGGTCGCGTCATCAAGCGCGAAGAAGCGGCTGAAACAGTCCGTCGCGTCATCATGTACAACAAGCCCGATGGCGAAATCTGCACCCGTGACGACCCTGAAGGCCGTCCGACCGTATTCGACCGTCTGCCGCGCCCTAAAGAAGGTCGCTGGATCAATATCGGTCGTCTCGACATCAACACCACCGGTCTGCTGATGTTCACCACCGACGGTGAACTCGCCAACCGCTTGATGCACCCGTCGTTCGAGATGGACCGTGAGTACGCGGTTCGTGTGCGTGGCGAAGTGGATGACGACATGCTGCTGCGCCTCAAGAACGGCGTGATCCTCGAAGACGGGCCTGCCCGTTTTACCGATATCAAGCAGGCGCCGGGCGGCGAAGGCTTCAACCACTGGTATCACTGCGTGGTGATGGAAGGCCGTAACCGTGAAGTACGTCGTCTCTGGGAATCCCAGGGGTTGGTGGTCAGCCGTCTGAAGCGTGTGCGCTACGGGCCGGTGTTTCTCAATTCCGATCTGCCGATGGGCCGCTGGCGCGAAATGAGCCAGTACGAAGTCGACATTCTGTCTGCCGAAGTCGGTCTGCAACCTGTGGCTCAGCCGCAGATGAATGCCAAGACCAAGGACAAGATGGAGCGTCTGCAACGTCAATCGTCGCGGCCGCTGGGCAAGGGCGAGCGCGTTGTTCGTACCCTGCGTCCTGCTGCGGGAGCCCCGACTGGCGAGCGCGCACCGCGTCAACCGCAGATCACCGGCAGCGAGCGCGACCGTCCGCGTGGCGGCGATTCGACTCAGCGTCCTTTGCCGCGCAAGGATTCGGGCAAACCTGGATCACGTGCCCCGCGCCCGGCCGACAACAGCCGTGGCACCCCGGTCGCCGAGCGTCCGAGCGACATGAACAAGCGTCCGGCCAAGCCTGGGCCGAAACGTGTCGGCATCAAGCTGGTCAACGATGACGCGCCGTCAGGCAAGCGTCGCGGTCCTCCGGCCGGTTCAGGTCAGCGTCCCGGCTTCGGTCGTCGCAAGCCTGAGTGA
- a CDS encoding DUF1289 domain-containing protein, with translation MSSTKNPCISLCKFDDDICLGCGRSKREIKAWKKLEKDDKRTVLEESAKRLAKLKAARRKKKK, from the coding sequence ATGAGTTCGACCAAGAACCCCTGCATCAGCCTGTGCAAATTCGATGATGATATTTGCCTGGGTTGCGGTCGCAGCAAGCGGGAAATCAAAGCCTGGAAGAAGCTGGAGAAGGACGACAAGCGCACGGTGCTTGAAGAATCAGCCAAGCGCCTGGCGAAGCTCAAGGCCGCCCGTCGCAAAAAAAAGAAGTGA
- the scpB gene encoding SMC-Scp complex subunit ScpB — MNLNEPRELAPLLEAFLLASGKPQTLERLYELFEEGERPEPPVFKKALDVLRKSCEGRAFELKEVASGYRLQIRDRFSPWVGRLWEERPQRYSRAMLETLALIAYRQPITRGEIEDVRGVAVNSHIVKTLLEREWIRVVGYRDVPGKPAMFATTKGFLDHFNLKSLDELPPLADLREMETEPVMDFEEAPVPAHLQALADASLDPDAEPEAPRDETSFRTLLVELDSMEEGLKTDFDDLLRAEPEAEAGKGDDEV, encoded by the coding sequence ATGAACCTCAACGAACCTCGCGAACTGGCCCCGTTGCTCGAAGCATTTCTGCTGGCCTCCGGAAAGCCGCAGACGCTGGAGCGGCTTTACGAACTGTTCGAGGAAGGCGAACGTCCCGAGCCGCCAGTGTTCAAGAAGGCGCTGGACGTACTGCGCAAATCCTGTGAAGGCCGTGCGTTCGAGCTCAAGGAAGTGGCGTCGGGCTATCGCCTGCAGATTCGCGACCGGTTTTCGCCATGGGTTGGAAGGCTGTGGGAAGAGCGCCCGCAGCGTTACTCCCGCGCGATGCTGGAGACCTTGGCATTGATTGCCTATCGCCAGCCAATCACCCGTGGCGAAATCGAAGACGTGCGCGGCGTGGCGGTGAACAGCCACATCGTCAAGACCCTGCTGGAGCGCGAGTGGATTCGCGTGGTGGGCTACCGCGACGTGCCGGGCAAACCGGCAATGTTCGCGACCACCAAAGGCTTTCTCGACCATTTCAATCTCAAGAGCCTGGACGAACTGCCACCACTGGCCGACCTGCGCGAGATGGAAACAGAACCGGTCATGGATTTCGAAGAGGCCCCTGTGCCCGCACACCTGCAAGCCCTCGCCGACGCCAGCCTCGACCCCGACGCCGAGCCCGAAGCCCCCCGCGACGAAACCAGCTTCCGTACCCTGTTGGTGGAACTGGACTCGATGGAAGAAGGCCTGAAGACCGATTTCGACGACCTGTTGCGCGCGGAGCCGGAGGCTGAAGCCGGCAAAGGCGACGATGAGGTCTGA
- a CDS encoding segregation and condensation protein A yields MPLDLYIPPDALEVFLEAFEGPLDLLLYLIRKQNIDILDIPVAEITKQYMGYVELMKTVRLELAAEYLVMAAMLAEIKSRMLLPRSAEIEEEEGDPRAELIRRLQEYERFKAAAEGIDGLKRVGRDVIVPKLDAPEARARKLLPDVSLEEVLMSMAEVLHRGDMFESHQVSREALSTRERMSDVLERLKGGGFVPFAELFTAEEGRLGVVVTFMAVLELVKESLVELVQNEPFAAIHVRARAE; encoded by the coding sequence ATGCCGCTGGACCTGTACATTCCGCCGGATGCGCTCGAGGTTTTTCTCGAAGCGTTCGAGGGGCCGCTCGACCTGCTGCTGTACCTGATTCGTAAACAGAACATCGACATCCTCGACATCCCGGTGGCGGAAATCACCAAGCAGTACATGGGTTACGTCGAGCTGATGAAGACCGTGCGCCTGGAGCTGGCGGCGGAATACCTGGTCATGGCCGCCATGCTGGCCGAAATCAAGTCGCGCATGTTGCTGCCGCGTTCGGCGGAAATCGAAGAGGAAGAGGGCGACCCGCGTGCCGAGCTTATCCGTCGCCTGCAGGAGTACGAGCGTTTCAAGGCCGCCGCCGAAGGCATCGATGGCTTGAAGCGGGTCGGCCGCGACGTCATCGTGCCGAAACTCGACGCTCCCGAAGCCCGTGCGCGCAAATTGTTGCCGGATGTCAGCCTTGAAGAGGTGTTGATGTCCATGGCTGAAGTGCTGCACCGTGGCGACATGTTCGAAAGCCATCAAGTCAGTCGCGAGGCATTGTCCACCCGCGAACGCATGAGTGACGTGCTGGAACGCCTCAAAGGCGGTGGTTTCGTGCCGTTTGCCGAGCTGTTTACCGCAGAAGAAGGGCGTTTGGGTGTGGTCGTGACATTCATGGCTGTGCTGGAGCTGGTCAAAGAGTCGCTGGTCGAGTTGGTCCAAAACGAGCCCTTTGCGGCGATCCATGTCCGGGCGCGAGCCGAGTAG